A window from Fragaria vesca subsp. vesca linkage group LG5, FraVesHawaii_1.0, whole genome shotgun sequence encodes these proteins:
- the LOC101296382 gene encoding 39S ribosomal protein L47, mitochondrial-like: MMMLSKYFRRTLFSAAKSEGSGAASMASTTAHNPLHDLFEKDRKPDDEKPVYGRSWKAPELRLKSWDDLNKLWFVLLKERNMLMTQRQMLHAQNLRFPNPERLPKVRKSMCRIKHVLTERAIDEPDSRRSAEMKRMINAL, translated from the exons ATGATGATGCTGTCGAAGTATTTCCGGCGAACATTGTTTTCTGCAGCCAAATCTGAAGGTTCTGGTGCTGCTTCTATGGCTAGTACGACGGCCCATAACCCACTTCATGATCTGTTTGAAAAAGATAGGAAGCCTGATGATGAAAAGCCTGTATATG GTCGAAGTTGGAAGGCACCTGAACTGCGTTTGAAGTCTTGGGATGATCTCAATAAGCTATGGTTTGTTCTGCTTAAAGAGAGAAACATGCTGATGACTCAACGTCAGATGCTTCACGCACAAAATCTTCGTTTTCCTAATCCTGAGCGCCTTCCCAAA GTGCGGAAGTCAATGTGTCGTATCAAGCACGTACTCACTGAGAGAGCAATTGATGAACCTGATTCCAGGAGGTCTGCTGAGATGAAGAGGATGATAAATGCGTTGTGA